In Notamacropus eugenii isolate mMacEug1 chromosome 1, mMacEug1.pri_v2, whole genome shotgun sequence, one genomic interval encodes:
- the RHOB gene encoding rho-related GTP-binding protein RhoB: MAAIRKKLVVVGDGACGKTCLLIVFSKDEFPEVYVPTVFENYVADIEVDGKQVELALWDTAGQEDYDRLRPLSYPDTDVILMCFSVDSPDSLENIPEKWVPEVKHFCPNVPIILVANKKDLRNDEHVRNELARMKQEPVRTEDGRAMAVRIQAYDYLECSAKTKEGVREVFETATRAALQKRYGSQTGCVNCCKVL, encoded by the coding sequence ATGGCGGCCATCCGCAAGAAGCTGGTGGTGGTGGGCGACGGCGCGTGCGGCAAGACGTGCCTGCTGATCGTCTTCAGCAAGGACGAGTTCCCCGAGGTCTACGTGCCCACGGTGTTCGAGAACTACGTGGCCGACATCGAGGTGGACGGCAAGCAGGTGGAGCTGGCGCTGTGGGACACGGCCGGCCAGGAGGACTACGACCGCCTGCGGCCGCTCTCCTACCCGGACACCGACGTGATCCTCATGTGCTTCTCGGTGGACAGCCCGGACTCGCTGGAGAACATCCCCGAGAAGTGGGTGCCCGAGGTGAAGCACTTCTGCCCCAACGTGCCCATCATCCTGGTGGCCAACAAGAAGGACCTCCGCAACGACGAGCACGTGCGCAACGAGCTGGCGCGCATGAAGCAGGAGCCGGTGCGCACGGAGGACGGCCGCGCCATGGCCGTGCGCATCCAGGCCTACGACTACCTCGAGTGCTCGGCCAAGACCAAGGAGGGCGTGCGCGAGGTCTTCGAGACGGCCACGCGGGCCGCGCTGCAGAAGCGCTACGGCTCGCAGACCGGCTGCGTGAACTGCTGCAAGGTGCTCTGA